Proteins from a genomic interval of Trueperaceae bacterium:
- a CDS encoding DinB family protein: MEATRSDESVPVAALRAVLKSQYHAGLAMLRQAIETCTDELWYDPAPRNAFWQVAYHVLYFTHLYLMPREEDFVPWEGHQADVQNPDGIAGPPDPNSSLPLVPEPYSRAQALTYLAHLDGLVDDLVDALDLTSPDSGFRRYRSSKLEHQVINVRHLHHHMAQLADRLTSAGRGGVRWVGAVEPRQAAP, from the coding sequence ATGGAAGCGACGCGATCAGACGAGAGCGTGCCGGTCGCCGCGCTGCGCGCGGTGCTGAAGAGCCAGTACCACGCCGGGCTGGCGATGCTGCGCCAAGCCATCGAGACGTGCACGGACGAGCTATGGTACGACCCCGCGCCGCGGAACGCGTTCTGGCAGGTCGCGTACCACGTCCTCTACTTCACGCACCTCTACCTCATGCCGCGGGAGGAGGACTTCGTCCCGTGGGAGGGTCACCAGGCCGACGTCCAGAACCCCGACGGCATCGCGGGGCCTCCCGACCCGAACAGCTCGCTGCCGCTGGTGCCCGAGCCGTACTCCCGCGCCCAGGCGCTCACCTACCTCGCGCACCTGGACGGGCTGGTGGACGACCTCGTCGATGCCCTCGACCTCACCAGCCCCGACAGCGGCTTCCGGCGGTACAGGTCGTCGAAGCTCGAGCACCAGGTCATCAACGTCAGGCACCTCCACCACCACATGGCGCAGCTCGCCGACAGGCTGACGTCGGCGGGCCGCGGCGGGGTGCGGTGGGTCGGCGCGGTGGAGCCGCGGCAGGCCGCCCCGTGA